A stretch of Aristophania vespae DNA encodes these proteins:
- the purS gene encoding phosphoribosylformylglycinamidine synthase subunit PurS translates to MKVRVFVSLKEGVLDPQGKAVGHALEALHFKGVKDVRISRVVDLELDTSSVEEAKKEGEAMAHALLANEVIEDFNVEVLS, encoded by the coding sequence GTGAAAGTTCGCGTTTTTGTTTCATTAAAAGAAGGCGTTTTAGACCCTCAAGGAAAAGCTGTCGGACATGCTCTTGAAGCGCTGCATTTCAAGGGTGTCAAAGACGTTCGTATTAGTCGCGTTGTCGACCTTGAGTTAGATACTTCTTCAGTAGAGGAAGCAAAGAAAGAGGGTGAGGCCATGGCCCATGCTTTGCTTGCCAATGAGGTGATTGAAGATTTTAATGTAGAGGTGCTTTCATGA
- the purC gene encoding phosphoribosylaminoimidazolesuccinocarboxamide synthase, translated as MARGRQIYEGKAKILYEGPEAGTIIQYFKDDATAGNGAKSGIITGKGVLNNRISEYLMLRLKEINIPTHFIRRLNMREQLVREVEIIPLEVVVRNVVAGSLAKRFGLDEGARLPRALIEFYYKNDALNDPLVSDEHIITFNWAYPHDLDEISALSLRVNDFLTGLFAGIGITLVDFKLEFGRYWEGDEMRIVLADEISPDNCRLWDSRTNEKLDKDRFRRDMGKVEEAYQEVARRLGILPESGNGENMTSEGML; from the coding sequence ATGGCCCGTGGTCGGCAAATCTATGAAGGTAAAGCTAAAATACTTTACGAAGGACCAGAAGCAGGTACCATCATCCAATATTTTAAGGATGATGCCACTGCTGGGAATGGGGCCAAAAGTGGGATTATTACAGGGAAGGGTGTCCTAAATAATCGCATTAGTGAATATTTAATGCTCCGTCTTAAGGAGATTAATATTCCTACCCACTTCATCCGTCGCCTCAATATGCGTGAACAGCTTGTTCGAGAAGTGGAGATTATTCCGCTTGAAGTTGTTGTTCGTAATGTTGTAGCGGGGTCTCTGGCAAAACGTTTTGGACTAGATGAGGGAGCTCGTTTACCCCGCGCTCTTATTGAGTTCTACTATAAAAATGACGCACTTAATGATCCGCTAGTTTCAGACGAGCATATTATTACGTTTAATTGGGCCTACCCCCATGACCTAGATGAAATTAGTGCCCTTAGTCTAAGAGTGAACGATTTTCTTACAGGGCTTTTTGCCGGTATTGGCATTACGCTCGTTGATTTTAAATTAGAATTTGGTCGTTACTGGGAAGGCGACGAAATGCGCATCGTCCTTGCCGATGAGATTTCACCTGATAATTGCCGCTTGTGGGATTCTCGCACTAACGAAAAATTAGACAAAGATCGCTTCCGGCGCGATATGGGCAAGGTTGAAGAGGCTTATCAGGAAGTTGCGCGTAGGCTTGGCATTTTGCCAGAGTCTGGAAATGGGGAAAATATGACCTCGGAGGGAATGCTGTGA
- a CDS encoding Rap1a/Tai family immunity protein has translation MRVLTSALFAGALAVCSFSALPDSAHAQRVSKLTGKALGQMCTSKNGQKLCNAYLTGILDSEVWSRDYAVFNKDAAPVAFCVAPQKTMSQIRDTVVSWLKGNNDALSQPAGKAVYRALHETYPCGAKVKTNTPSAKGEMSK, from the coding sequence ATGAGAGTGTTGACATCTGCTTTATTCGCTGGGGCTCTGGCGGTGTGCTCTTTTTCTGCTTTGCCAGATTCAGCCCATGCTCAGCGCGTTTCCAAACTGACTGGTAAGGCTCTGGGGCAAATGTGCACCAGTAAAAATGGCCAAAAATTATGTAACGCTTATCTGACAGGCATATTAGATAGCGAGGTTTGGTCACGTGACTACGCTGTTTTCAATAAAGATGCGGCACCAGTTGCTTTTTGTGTAGCTCCTCAGAAAACAATGTCTCAAATACGCGATACAGTCGTTTCATGGTTGAAAGGGAATAATGACGCTCTTTCTCAACCAGCAGGCAAGGCTGTTTATCGTGCTTTACACGAAACTTATCCTTGCGGCGCAAAGGTGAAAACAAACACACCTTCTGCAAAAGGGGAGATGTCTAAATGA
- a CDS encoding YjbE family putative metal transport protein (Members of this highly hydrophobic protein family,regularly are found preceded by the yybP-ykoY manganese riboswitch (see RF00080). A metal cation transport function is proposed.) — translation MTIVTFLNSLSALIAVFLIDFALAGSNIAIIAFSVQRLNEKQKWTAILSGTVAGAVLRIALALIANHLLKFEGLKLIGGLLLFWICWKTFINFRNSQDNLRISDSSSVGEAILQIIIADLALSFDNVIAVAGAAEKHPLIMTIGLIISVIIIALAANITTWFLKRFKWLNWVGLFIVLVVGLKLFMQGIYEIWKLS, via the coding sequence TTGACAATTGTAACTTTTTTAAACTCTCTTTCAGCCCTGATCGCAGTTTTTCTTATAGATTTTGCCTTAGCTGGTTCAAATATAGCCATTATCGCATTTTCTGTTCAGCGGCTGAATGAAAAGCAAAAATGGACCGCCATTTTATCTGGCACAGTTGCAGGCGCTGTTTTGCGCATCGCCTTGGCCCTTATCGCCAATCACCTTTTAAAATTTGAAGGATTAAAATTAATTGGTGGGCTTTTGCTTTTCTGGATATGCTGGAAAACATTTATAAATTTCAGAAACTCGCAGGATAATTTAAGAATCTCGGATTCTTCTTCGGTAGGCGAAGCAATTTTACAAATTATTATAGCCGATCTAGCCTTGAGCTTTGATAATGTAATTGCTGTAGCAGGAGCAGCGGAAAAACACCCCCTTATTATGACCATAGGCTTAATTATTTCGGTCATAATCATTGCTCTAGCTGCTAATATTACCACCTGGTTTTTAAAGCGTTTTAAATGGTTAAATTGGGTTGGGCTCTTTATTGTGTTAGTGGTCGGGCTGAAATTATTCATGCAAGGTATTTATGAAATTTGGAAACTTTCTTAG
- the purB gene encoding adenylosuccinate lyase yields the protein MVPRYSRPQMTAIWSNVNRYRIWFKIEALACEAMAEKGDIPLEAAKIIREKGDKAMAAFSDKDVARIDEIEAETRHDVIAFLTWLAEKIGPESRFVHLGMTSSDVLDTCLAVQLTQAADLLLKDLDSVLAALKKRAIEHKQTVTIGRSHAIHAEPTSFGLKLAGHYAEFKRNRKRLLAAREEIAICAISGAVGTYAHIDPSIEAYVAKNLGLKVEDVSTQVIPRDRHAAFFCTLGVIASGIERLATEVRHLQRSEVREAEEFFHAGQKGSSAMPHKRNPVLSENLTGLARLVRSYVVPALENVTLWHERDISHSSVERNICPDGTIVLDFALMRLSSMMEKLVIYPDQMNANLESLGGVVHSGEVLLALARAGYTREEAYSVVQRAAMATWTKLNTPEGKSFRENLESDPAVSGRLDKEVIEDALDPARHLKALDMIFERVFAD from the coding sequence ATGGTCCCTCGTTATTCTCGTCCTCAGATGACAGCGATTTGGTCGAATGTTAACCGTTATCGCATCTGGTTCAAGATTGAGGCTTTAGCCTGCGAAGCAATGGCTGAAAAAGGCGATATTCCTTTGGAAGCAGCTAAAATTATCAGAGAAAAAGGCGATAAGGCTATGGCCGCTTTTTCTGATAAGGATGTTGCTCGCATTGATGAAATTGAGGCCGAGACTCGCCATGACGTTATAGCATTTTTAACATGGTTGGCAGAAAAAATTGGCCCTGAGAGCCGTTTTGTTCATCTAGGCATGACCTCATCAGATGTGCTCGATACCTGCCTAGCAGTGCAGCTTACGCAAGCAGCAGACCTTTTATTAAAAGATCTTGATTCTGTTTTGGCGGCTTTAAAAAAGCGTGCGATAGAGCATAAGCAAACTGTTACAATAGGCCGTAGCCACGCTATCCACGCTGAACCAACCAGCTTTGGTCTGAAACTGGCAGGTCATTATGCTGAATTTAAACGCAATCGTAAAAGGCTTTTAGCCGCACGTGAAGAAATTGCTATTTGTGCTATTTCCGGTGCTGTGGGGACATATGCTCATATTGATCCATCAATTGAGGCTTATGTCGCAAAAAATCTTGGCCTTAAAGTAGAAGACGTATCAACACAGGTTATACCGCGCGATCGCCATGCAGCTTTTTTCTGCACATTGGGTGTAATTGCGAGTGGTATTGAGCGTCTCGCTACTGAAGTGCGCCATTTACAGCGTTCTGAAGTTAGAGAAGCAGAAGAGTTTTTCCATGCTGGCCAAAAAGGCAGCTCGGCCATGCCTCATAAGCGTAATCCAGTCCTGTCAGAAAATCTGACCGGTCTTGCCCGCCTTGTTCGGTCATATGTTGTGCCGGCTCTTGAAAATGTCACTCTTTGGCATGAACGTGATATCAGCCATTCTTCAGTAGAAAGAAATATTTGCCCTGATGGCACGATTGTTTTAGACTTTGCGTTAATGCGTCTTTCATCAATGATGGAAAAACTTGTTATCTATCCTGATCAGATGAACGCCAACCTTGAAAGTCTGGGTGGTGTTGTGCATTCTGGCGAAGTGCTTCTGGCGCTGGCACGCGCAGGTTATACGCGTGAAGAAGCTTATAGTGTGGTTCAAAGAGCAGCTATGGCAACCTGGACAAAACTTAATACACCAGAGGGTAAAAGCTTTAGAGAAAATCTGGAATCTGACCCTGCCGTTTCAGGACGTTTGGATAAAGAAGTCATTGAAGATGCCCTTGATCCAGCACGTCACCTCAAAGCTCTTGATATGATTTTTGAGCGTGTATTCGCTGATTAA
- the purQ gene encoding phosphoribosylformylglycinamidine synthase subunit PurQ, which yields MKAGIVVFPGTNRERDMVHALTSASGQAPQMLWHQQDTIEGLDLVVLPGGFSYGDYLRSGAMAAHSPIMKAVRSFAEKGGYVLGVCNGFQILTEAQLLPGALLRNAGMRFLSQDCHLKVETNDSAFTRNWAKGDVFRTPMAHGDGNYTASSETIKQLEDEDRIAFRYCSSAGDVDPNNPSVNLNGSAQAIAGILSKNRRVCGLMPHPENLTDPLTGGTDGLPLFKGLMETLSV from the coding sequence ATGAAAGCAGGTATTGTCGTCTTTCCCGGCACGAACCGGGAGCGCGACATGGTCCATGCCCTGACAAGTGCGTCGGGCCAGGCACCTCAGATGTTATGGCATCAGCAAGACACGATCGAAGGGCTTGACCTGGTTGTGCTTCCTGGTGGCTTTAGCTATGGAGATTACCTCCGTAGTGGGGCAATGGCAGCGCATTCTCCCATTATGAAAGCTGTTCGCTCTTTTGCAGAAAAGGGCGGTTATGTACTCGGCGTATGTAATGGTTTTCAAATTTTGACAGAAGCCCAGCTTTTGCCTGGGGCATTGCTGCGTAATGCGGGCATGCGCTTTCTTTCTCAGGATTGTCATTTAAAAGTTGAAACAAATGACAGTGCTTTTACACGCAATTGGGCAAAAGGGGATGTGTTTAGAACTCCTATGGCTCATGGCGATGGTAATTACACTGCATCATCTGAAACAATCAAACAATTAGAAGACGAAGATAGAATAGCTTTCCGTTATTGTTCTTCCGCAGGTGATGTTGACCCTAATAATCCTTCGGTCAATCTGAATGGAAGTGCACAGGCTATTGCAGGTATTTTGAGCAAAAATAGACGCGTTTGTGGTCTTATGCCTCATCCAGAAAACTTAACTGATCCTCTAACAGGTGGCACGGATGGTTTGCCTCTCTTTAAAGGGCTTATGGAGACGCTGAGCGTATGA